The Anaerobaca lacustris DNA segment GTCTTACTAACGGCAAAGATATCACGATCTCGGCGCCACCCAGGTCAGCCTTCACGGCTCGAACGTCACCTCCGGCAGAGGCGGCAATGGCTCGCACCAGAGCCAACCCCAGCCCGGTCCCCGGACGCGATGAGTGACTGGCATGGCTCGTTCGTACGAACGGTCCAAACACCTTCTTGCGCATGTCCTCGGGAATGCCAATGCCGGAGTCGGCTACCGTCAGCATAAGCGTGGTCTTGTCTGTGGTCAAAGACAATCGGATGGAGCCATAATCGGGCGTATACTTGCAGGCGTTATCCAGAAGGGCCTGCACCATCTCTGTAAACAATGCCTTTCCCACCAGGACATGACCTCTGACGCTGGGGATTTCAACCGTCAAGTCGATTTTACGTTCGCGTGCCCGCGTTGCGTACTCT contains these protein-coding regions:
- a CDS encoding sensor histidine kinase, with the translated sequence MSQKSEENSVKPIDLQNGLDLLAFGSHQMRSPVVAARSLLQTVLGGYAGSLTERQRDLLNKADQRCGQAEEAVHRLLAITRLQRGQEAPFLLDEAVDLVRRIAEEYATRARERKIDLTVEIPSVRGHVLVGKALFTEMVQALLDNACKYTPDYGSIRLSLTTDKTTLMLTVADSGIGIPEDMRKKVFGPFVRTSHASHSSRPGTGLGLALVRAIAASAGGDVRAVKADLGGAEIVISLPLVR